The following proteins are encoded in a genomic region of Arachis ipaensis cultivar K30076 chromosome B02, Araip1.1, whole genome shotgun sequence:
- the LOC107626501 gene encoding LOW QUALITY PROTEIN: peroxidase 21 (The sequence of the model RefSeq protein was modified relative to this genomic sequence to represent the inferred CDS: substituted 1 base at 1 genomic stop codon), which yields MATTTTCNPTSYICFLLLLLLLHFNLGKSQLEVNYYSSRCPRAEDIIKEQVTELYKKHGNTAVSWLRNLFHDCMVKSCDASLLLETVEEVVSEQASSRSFGMRNFKYVKSIKETVEKXCPMTVSCADIIALSARDGIVLLGGPTIEMKSGRRDSQQSYATEVESFIPNHNDSMSLVLSRFQQIGVDLEATVALLGAHSVGRVHCTNIVQRLYPQVDETLDPEHAQYLKRRCPDPNPNPKDVQYSRNDLVTPMIVDNNYYKNILKHKGLLTVDEELATDPRTSPYVKKMADDNDYFNQQFSRAILLLSENNPLTGDQGEIRKDCRYINRNAT from the exons atggcgACCACCACCACATGCAACCCCACTTCTTATATATGTTTCCTCCTTCTATTGCTTCTCTTGCACTTTAATTTGG GGAAAAGCCAGCTTGAGGTGAATTATTATTCGAGTAGGTGCCCAAGAGCGGAAGACATAATAAAGGAACAAGTGACGGAGCTATATAAGAAGCACGGCAACACGGCGGTTTCGTGGCTGAGAAATCTGTTCCACGATTGCATGGTGAAGTCATGTGATGCGTCGTTACTGTTAGAGACGGTGGAGGAGGTGGTGTCGGAGCAGGCGTCGTCGAGAAGCTTTGGGATGAGGAACTTCAAGTACGTGAAGAGCATAAAAGAGACGGTGGAGAAATAATGCCCCATGACTGTTTCATGCGCTGACATCATTGCCCTTTCTGCCAGAGACGGCATCGTGCTGCTGGGAGGCCCAACAATTGAAATGAAGAGTGGCAGAAGGGATAGCCAACAGAGCTACGCCACGGAGGTGGAATCCTTCATTCCCAACCACAATGATTCCATGTCTTTAGTGCTCTCTCGTTTTCAACAAATTGGCGTTGACCTTGAAGCCACAGTCGCCCTCTTAG GAGCGCACTCAGTGGGAAGAGTACACTGCACCAATATAGTGCAGAGGCTATACCCTCAAGTGGACGAAACATTGGACCCAGAACACGCACAGTACCTGAAACGTCGATGCCCAGATCCCAATCCAAACCCAAAGGATGTCCAATACTCCAGGAACGACCTCGTAACTCCTATGATAGTCGACAACAACTATTACAAAAACATCCTTAAACACAAGGGCCTCCTCACAGTTGACGAGGAACTTGCCACTGATCCCAGAACTTCCCCTTACGTCAAAAAGATGGCCGATGACAACGATTATTTCAACCAACAGTTCTCAAGGGCTATTCTCTTGCTCTCAGAAAATAATCCTCTCACTGGAGATCAAGGTGAAATCAGGAAGGATTGTCGCTACATCAACCGCAATGCCACCTAA